Part of the Fusarium musae strain F31 chromosome 3, whole genome shotgun sequence genome, CAACGTTTCACACGCGTGCACTTGCATACCCGGCGTTGAAGAATCTCAGTTAGACCGAAGTTCTCCAACTTTTGGTAGAGCCCCCTGTCACAATCTAAAAAAGGTCCATGGTGAACGAAGCCTGACTGATGCCAGGGCCCCCAAATTTTAGGGATGGGATGGGGGAAGCCGCAACTCTgtttcttatcgataagcccAATTTGACGTCGCGACTCCAATTGAAGCTTCGCGACTCCTCAGCTTCTATCGTCATCGCAAACTCTCCAGCAACATTGAAGATCTTCCCACTCTCCACATGTTATGACATAAGTGCTAGCATTCGATGCTTTTGAGGAAACTACGTGACACGCCGACATCCCAGTCTCATGTCATATAAACGCTCCCGTACGACCTACGAAGCCGATCTCAATGCACCCTTTGCAACTTTCGGCACTCCTTTGCCCGATGACCCTGACGCTCGAGATGATGGCTCCTTCGTTCCAGTATGGAAGCAGGAGGTGAGGGATGAGAGAGGTCGAAAACGCCTCCACGGTGCATTTACAGGCGGATGGAGCGCAGGGTTAGTACACAGCTTTCTTTCCTAGGACTTTGCGCTGATTTCAGCAGTTACTTCAATACTGTCGGATCCAAGGAGGGATGGACACCGTCGACTTTCGTTTCGAGTAGAAACAACCGCCACAAAGATGCCAAAACCCAATCCCAACAACGACCAGAAGACTAcatggatgaggaggacctTGCCGATGCGGCCGAAGCTCAGAAAGTCAAGACTTCTCAAGCATTTGCTGGTCTTGGTTCCTCCGGTCAGGACCCCAATACCGGCGGCTTGATGGGCTTGCTGAGGGCTGAAGGAGATACCATGGGACTGAAGCTGTTGCGGCGCATGGGATGGAAAGACGGACAAGGCATTGGCCCCAAGATTCGGAGAAGCGCCCGGCTTGAGCTTGGGGATAAAAGCTCCCAGTCTGCTGAAACACATTTGTTTGCGCCTGGCAATGCAAAAATGATTCAGTTTGTTCGCAAGAACGATCGAAAGGGACTGGGCCATGACGGAGAAACCAAGTTGTCGAGTCTGAATCCTATCACGTCCGcggcagatgaggaagacgacgacgaagacaatTTCCACGATAATGGTCTCCGGGATTCCTCTTTGCTCTCACAGAAATCTAAGGCTAAACCTGGCCGAGGCGGGATAGGAGTGGGCATCTTGAATGACAATGGctccgatgaggaagatcctTACGAAATGGGACCGAAGATCAGATACAATCGTGTCATGGGCGgtgataaaaagaaaaagaagtcgAAGAAAGCAACGGCAGCAATTAACCCTGCTCTGAAAAATGCGCCGGTTTTTGTGTCTCGAACTGCTCGAGCTGGTAATGGTCTTGGACGgtgtcatgatgggcgaTTACCGCTCGATGGGTTTGTACTCGCCAAACTTGCAGAAGACTTATCCGACCTCTTTTTGGAATACGCACCGCCTCCGGTTCCAGAAGGATGGACGTCTTCAAAATCTCCCACAGACCGAGCCAATCCCTCAGATTACAAGTCAACAGCGGATGCCGCGAAGGCATCGACCCATGATGCAAAGTCTAGAGCAGCCCTTCTTGGAGAGAAGAGCCTACCTGGAAAATCGGTCTTCGATTATATCACGAGCTCAGCACGCGACAgacttgctgctgcttccgGGAACAAAAATCTACCTCAAGGTTTGGGAGAGGTCCCAGAAGGATTCAATATGACAGAAGAGGAACGACAGCAACAGGTATGGGATGAAGCACCCCCGCTGGATCGTGAGACAGCTATTGCAGCTATCTCTCGAGGCTCTTCTGGACCTTACGCAGAcaatgaagagaaaaaggcgCGGTATAGAACTTATCTGGAGCATTTTGCAACAGGCAGCCAACCGCTCCCGTACAAACCCAAGGGCATGACGTTTGACGACTTTGCCAGGGAATTATCGGAATTCCACAATTGCGCGAGAATCTTCAAACCGATGACAGGGTTTATGGCATCTCGATTCACTACGGCGAAGAAACCAACAGTCGTCTCAGCAAACGGATCTGAGACAGATCTGGTGTCGAAGCCCGAACCAAAGATCGCAGATCCAGCAGAAGAGGCAGCCAAAATTGGCATGTATGGGCAAATGACTCGAACAGTCGAAGACTTTTATCCAACGAGACTATTGTGCAAGCGGTTCAACGTCAGACCGCCCGCGCACTCTCAAGCAGAGGCGGAGGCAGAACCTGGCTCCGGGACGACAAGTCGTGATGGAGGTTCAGGACCTATGGAAGATGTGAAGATGAACACACCATTCTCGGCTCGAGGCATCAAGTCAATCGAAGGAGCCCCGGCAaacacaacaacaccagctcCTGAACCGGAGCCCGCCATTGATCCGCATAAGAATGAAGCAGTTGAGGGTAAGACCGCACATGATGAAGTTCTTCGGGCAATATTTGGAGATAGTGACAGCGAATAAATAATACCATCTATGATTGCAAGTCATTGGCCACAAGACAGTTGATGAGTCGTTTCAGACACTACGTACCCTTTCAACGTCCCCGTTAAGCCCAAAATACGACCTCTGagttgaggaacttgacatTAGGCTAATGTATTGCAAAAAACTTCAATAGCCAAATAATCAGTACTATTGCCCTCTTTCATGGATGATTATCACCACTCATCTCAAAGATGAATGCCAAGATTAGGCTTACAACTCCAGCGCCTCTAGCGCCGCCGCTCCACTTAGGTGAGCGGCTAGGACCCTGTTAGTATCACAAACAGAGCTTTGATTGGCCACTCTAACTATATCGCGGGGCTCCAATTTAGTGTCACTCAAGCTTCGGGGGCTCACCTCAGGGGAGCAGCCGCCATCGAATGAGGAATCGCGCTGCCCGTTGGTCTTCCATTAGGATTAGGACCAATGTGAACCTCACTCACGCATCACATCGCAtctatcacatcacatcgccAGATATCCAATACCTTAGACAGAGCCTCGAAACGCGACGAGGCAGCGACCTGCGATACGAGAAAGAACGAGATCCATCCTGACTCGGCTGTTTTGCTTAATTTCCGCCAACCTTTAATGTTTCGACTCCATCACTAGACTGTTTACCTTGCCAACCGCCTTTGGAATCAATCACACCCATCCATCCTAAATCGACTACTCTTTTCCCGCTGCTCCTTTTGCCGACCTGGGGCAGTCTCGTCTCTAAACGACTAGTTTTCTTCTAGAAGAAAGCCGCCATCCTGTCTGAATTTCAGGAAGCTGGAATTGGACCATCAGTgtccttggagaagaagacgccGTCACCAGACTCATCGAGACCGCCAAGCACGCGAACAACATCAAGTCATCATCGCGAACCGACCCCCGACGACCTCAAATCCGCTAAAGAACCGGAATCACACATTCTTTTGAGTCGCGATCAATCACCTCCCCCACAGTATCCCGCCTCCGAACCTTCAACCTCTCGTCCTCCCCCCTTCTCGTCGCTCTTTACCTCCCCGCCGCACGACGCTCACGAGCGTCCCGACAAATTCGTCGCTTTTACTGCTCATTCTCCTTGCGAAGCAGAGGCATCAGGCTCAGCCGCACCAGCATACGAATCTTCTTCACCTAGAGAAGCTCTCCCCTTTGACCCGGATCAAAGCACCACTGCATTCCGCGATCCAGTCGCAGAGACCAAACGCGCGCTTCCTCGGGATACCAAGGGAGATTCCAGTCGCAAAGACGACGACGCAGAACCGCCTCCGGCTTATTCAGAAGAGGGTGACAGTCCCCTTTCCACATTCTCTTTCCTAATGGCTGCCGCAGGAGGAGCTGCGAGTATTATTACTCAGGTGCAACAGGGCGGGCCGCCTGTTAGCActcttggagatgttggtgCCGATGAGACGATTGCCATGGACCTAAGGTGAGCGCTGCAAGTGGGTGTTTACCTATCAGTGTACTAATTCTCAGATAGGGGCACAAGGTTTTATCTCTCTAGGGACGAGCTGCTTACTTTGCCCGAGTTTGTGCTGCTATCCTTGTTCCCCAACGGATTATTCCCTGAGGGCCAAATGGGCGGCTTTGCAGACGGCGATGCAGTGCAAGTCGACGTAAGCTAATGTCCTCCCTACTATTGCAAACAGTGGCTTACGAAACTAGTACGACCCAGCTTCACTTCAGTACATGCTTGACTTCTTTAGGGACGTAGCACAATCTATCCCCACAGATGGATCACCAAATGCGTCTCAGGATGAGGATACGCCTTCTCTCGGCACCTCGCGTGACGACTCTAAGCGAGCCGGTATCATTGTGTTGCGTGAGGACCTCGACTTTTATGCTATCCCTCCACGAGCGGATATTGGCCCGCTTGATATGATTGCCGTGAAACGGGCAGCTGCAGAGGCTTTGCAGCAGCAGAACGGCATCTTTTCGGGTCTCAAGCGAAGCGATGAGCCGGGTACTACTGAGGCCCACTTGATCGAGATGCTGACGGCAGGGTAAGTTCACTATCTGTGTTGTGAGAAGCTGGCAATGTATGCTTACTTGTACTAGTGGTTTCAACCATGATGATCGATGGGGTCACCGAGCTGGTGAGCCTAACAAGGCCGTCATCTGCAGTCTGGCTCTTGCCCGTCTACGCAGCGACATTCGGGGTAACGAGATGGGCACTAATGCTGTCGGTATGGCCCAGAAGCTTCTGCTCTTCTGGCGTAAGCCTGCTCGGCGATGCTGGTGGGAGGGTGTCGAGCTTGATAATGTTGCAGGTGTCGAgggcaagctcaaggtctGGATCCGAAGAGTATGGACCCTCGAGATGAGTGTTATTGGCCTGCGCTAGACCATGATCTACCTCTCCCCTCTACCTAGAGATCAAAGACCGTATACCCGTCACCTATTTCTTTTGTCTATCACACTTTGTGTAGCTTTGTTTTCCTCCCGCATTCCCACCATGTTTTCTCTATTCCCCCTCCTATTAGGTCATCTTATTCCCCTGTTccccttttttctttactatttcGTCTTCGAGATGAGTGTTGGTGGAGGTTGGTCCCATATAACTGGGCAGAGCAAAAGCACATACGCggatggaggagaagggttTTGGTCCATTGAGATTCGCAAAGGGCGGGCGTCAAGGTGCATGGAATCTGGGGGTTCTTTGTAGACCTCCtatattttttcttcttctcatgtTTGATATACAGCACAGGATTAATCCAACTACGCCAAGACCATACTTTTGCCTGTGTGTCACGCTTCAGTGCATGTGTGAGCAGCGATTGCCTCCACGTAGACTTTCTGGTCCTCATGCTCACAGCAACTCTGATGCCaaataaagctatacttaaggCCGAGCCGTTCTGGTTTGTTCAATTCCGGTTTTCAGTTTTCCTGTACTGGGAAGCCCAAACTTGATCAGCTTCTCAAAGCATGACGCTTCAGAGGAAGAGGTGTTTAAGCCGGGTGAGACTTTAGCAACGATTCGACAATGTAGCTGTAGTGAAAACGACTTCAAATCAAAATACTTGCCTCTTATTACCTTCAGCAGACTTTGAGTGTGTTGACTTGGTGATATATTCTCATTTCACCTTGAAATAATGTTTTTACAACGGCAAGACACTCACTCTATCGCAGATGTtttcatcaacctcttaAAGAGGAACCGAAAGACTTGGGACTCATGTAACCATGAGGAATCTCACTCTTAGCTGCAACGGCACTTTCCTTACGGAACctataaataagaagttGCACTCGTCATTTCTGTTTCATCATCCGTAGCATGTAAGATCAAAATCACTACCGGTGAATTGTTCAAATTATTACAGACTTTTGTAGCGTTGACGCTACACCTATTGAAAGCCTAAAAACTCTATGAATTGCCAAATTGTTGTCATAGTAGTACATGAAGCGTAAGATACTTCTAGTATCAGTCGTCGAAGCCAAAAGAACCAGGAAAAGGAACTCAAGACAAGTTATAGTGGTCAAGGGGTTTCTCGAGCCCATTAAAGAGAAATCCATCTGTCTATGAACGCTTGGCAAGCTGTACCATGGGCCCATCTCTGATAGCAACAAAGATATCTCGCAGCTGGTACTGATCAACAGTACGGCGCCCTTCGATTGCATTGGGACTACCACCTCCAAGATTGCTGCTGAAGTCACGTCGGATCTCAAAGTGGTAAACAGTCTtagccagagccagactcATCTCAAGATAAGCCAGGTTCTTCCCGACGCATCCTCGAGGGCCTGCGGAGAAAGGCATAAAAGCACTCTCAGCTAGAGAGACACTCTCGGGCGAAACACCACACTCACTCTTCTCGTCAACTATCCAGCGCTCGGGACGAAACTTGAATGGTTCGGGATAGATATCAGGATTGTGGTGCATGCAGTAGGACGCGGTACCGACTTTCATGCCCTCTGGGATATACTCCCCATCGACGAGAATACCACCTTCTTGAACCTCTCGTGAAAGATCAGCTGGGACAGGGGGACTCATACGTAGTGTCTCGTCGATGACAGCTCGGAGATATTGACAGGAGTAAAGAGCTGGGCCACCCTTGATGTCATCCACGGTAGAGAAGGCAGACTTGACCTCCTCCGCAAGCTTTTGTTGAACATGAGGGTATCGagaaaggtaaaagaaagcAGCAGCGAGACTTATAGCAGAGGTATCAGAGCCAGCAATAATGAGAGACTCACTCTCACCAAAAAGCTCATCTTTGCTATATCCCTTTCCAGTGTCAGGGTCGACGGCCTGGAAGAGATAATGGAAGAAGTCTTTTCGGCTCTCGCCTTTCTCCCACAAGCCCCGCATGTTGTTTTCGACTTGGACTCTCTCAGTGAAGCATTGCTCGACAAATGCCTGCCACTTGCTAAATGCTGGAGGAGCTGCTGCAGCAAGAAGAAAATCCAAACCTCGGGGCTTGAGCCATGCCCAAAGAGGAGCGAAGGGGGAGTAGGCAATCTGTTACCCAACATTAGTAAGAGATTCATATTGGGTTGTTTTGGATCTTACCGGGTGGATTGTCGACATAAAGTCAGTCATGAGTGTTGGGATGTGTCGCAACTCGCTGTCGTGCTCCTTCATGCCAAACGATTTACCAAAGCACAACTCTCCAAGGGTAtcgaagatgagatgatccGCCCAACGAGCCATGTTGAGAGAAGGAGACCATTTCTTCTCTCCAATCTCTTGGTCGAGTAGCTCAATCCATCGGTCGATGTTGGAATGGATGAAAGGTTCGCAGGAGCGCAGTGCTTTGTCAGAAAAGGCATGGTTCATAACTCGCCTCTTTCGAGCATGCATGGCTTTGTCGATAGTGTTCCATGTTGTCATGACATGGAAATTGCGTGGGTATGTCTTATAGTATTCGGCCTTTTTGACATTTgccttgttgttgaagatggtctTGAGGCCTGTGGGAGTGTTGATCAAGACACTATTGGGAGTAATACGAAAGGTCGGGCCTATGAAGATATTTGTTAAAATGTGATGTTCTAATAACTTGTGTTATTCATCTAATGCTCACCGTATTTCTCTTGCAGTTGCCAGAACCATACATGTCGATCCTGTCTGAGAGTGTAGTAGTATGCAGGGACTGCTGAGATACATGCCCAAAAGGGGCCGGGATATTTGGCGAG contains:
- a CDS encoding hypothetical protein (EggNog:ENOG41) is translated as MSYKRSRTTYEADLNAPFATFGTPLPDDPDARDDGSFVPVWKQEVRDERGRKRLHGAFTGGWSAGYFNTVGSKEGWTPSTFVSSRNNRHKDAKTQSQQRPEDYMDEEDLADAAEAQKVKTSQAFAGLGSSGQDPNTGGLMGLLRAEGDTMGLKLLRRMGWKDGQGIGPKIRRSARLELGDKSSQSAETHLFAPGNAKMIQFVRKNDRKGLGHDGETKLSSLNPITSAADEEDDDEDNFHDNGLRDSSLLSQKSKAKPGRGGIGVGILNDNGSDEEDPYEMGPKIRYNRVMGGDKKKKKSKKATAAINPALKNAPVFVSRTARAGNGLGRCHDGRLPLDGFVLAKLAEDLSDLFLEYAPPPVPEGWTSSKSPTDRANPSDYKSTADAAKASTHDAKSRAALLGEKSLPGKSVFDYITSSARDRLAAASGNKNLPQGLGEVPEGFNMTEEERQQQVWDEAPPLDRETAIAAISRGSSGPYADNEEKKARYRTYLEHFATGSQPLPYKPKGMTFDDFARELSEFHNCARIFKPMTGFMASRFTTAKKPTVVSANGSETDLVSKPEPKIADPAEEAAKIGMYGQMTRTVEDFYPTRLLCKRFNVRPPAHSQAEAEAEPGSGTTSRDGGSGPMEDVKMNTPFSARGIKSIEGAPANTTTPAPEPEPAIDPHKNEAVEGKTAHDEVLRAIFGDSDSE